The Desulfobacterales bacterium region TGATGAAACGATTCATTCACGTCAAACGTGAATCGTACGTGAGTTGATCAGCAATCAACATCATCGGCCAGTTGAGAATTACGTTGGTAGCAGCAGTTATACCATCACAATTGTGTTGATTCTATCATCGAGGGAGACATTGTATGAAGATAGTGAAAAAAATGATTGCGGTACTGGTTTTTGGCTTATTTTGTTTTTATCTGCCTGCGTCGGCCGCAGACAGGATTGACTTCAGCACTACGCCAAAAACAAACCACGGCAAGATGTGGCGTATTGCATATTACGAAGGGGGAAAATATGACGATTATCAAAAAACACTTGTCGCCACGATAAAAGGCCTGATGGAGTTGGGCTGGATTGAAACGGAAGCGTTACCGCCTCAAAACGATTCTCAAACCAAAGAACTCTGGGACTGGCTGGCATCCCGCTCAAAAAGCAATTTCATCCGTTTCGTCAATGATGGTTATTATAGTGCCGGCTGGGACAAAACGGCTCGCAGTCAAATCACTGAAAAGGTACTCGCCCGGTTGACCCGGGAAAAAGATATTGATCTGGTGATCGCTATGGGCACATGGGCGGGCAAAGACCTCGCCAACAACTCGCACGACACTCCGGTCATAGTGCTTTCAACCAGTGACCCGGTATCCGCCGGCATCATCAAAAGCGTTGAAGATTCAGGCTACGCGCATGTCCATGCCCGTGTTGATCCGTTTCGCTACGAGCGTCAGATACAAATATTCCATGATATTATCGGTTTTAAAAACCTGGGACTGGCTTATAAGAATACGGTTCTCGGCAGAAGCTATGCAGCCGTCGATATTGTGGAAAAGGCTTCAAAGGAATTGGGATTTGAAATCACAAGTTGTTTTTTTAAAGAGGGGCTGACCCTTGAAGAGGAAAATAAGGAAGTTTTGAGATGTTTCCGGGAACTTGCAGAAAAAGTCGATGCGATTTACGTTACGGAACAACAAGGGGTCAATCCCAAAACGATTCCGGAAATTGTAAAAATTACAAATTCCCATCAAATTCCAACGTTTGCCCAGTCAGGTTCGGAACCGGTCAAATATGGATTGCTCATGAGTATTTCTCAGGCCGGGTTCAAGTATGTCGGGGGATATCATGCGGAGACCATTGCCAGGGTGTTCAATGGGGCAAAACCCGGTCAGCTCGATCAAATTTTTGAAGATCCGCCGGCAATAGCCATCAATTTAAAAACCGCAGAAATCATAGGATTCGATCCGCCGGTGGATGTTCTGGGCGCCGCCGATGAAATTTACCAGGAAATTACCGTGCCTCAGGAGCCCGGAAAATAATAAACCCGGAAAGATTCCGCAGCGTCCGCCGCAACACGGGAATCGAATCTTTTACGAAACCGCAGATTATTTAAGAACGACTTTTTCCCTTAACCGCTGGTAGCAATCCGCTGCCAGTTGCATTTTCCATCCGGGCGGTAAACAGTTTTCGGGGAAGACAGCATCCGGAAGGGTTTCAAACAATCCTGCCAGATGCGCGTCTTGTAAAGACATCGACCGCATGCGTTCAATATCTTTCAGGGTGAGGCCTCCGCCGGCAATGATTTCAAGGGGGCCTGAAGGAATCAGTAAATTTTCTCTGGAGCGGGTCATTACCGCAATCATTCCGGAAAGGTAACGGCCCGATGGGATGGCTCCCACCACAGCGGCAACGTCGTGGTAGCCGGCGGTTTTTTCCAGTGCCGAAACGATGCCCTGTTGCATCGATGGAAGGTATTCCCCCTGGAAATATCCCCCCGCGCAGATGACTCCCCGGGCAAATGACAGGGTCAGAAAGCAGGTGAAAAGAGAGGGAATCAGGATATTTTTTTGAAGCGCGCCGATGATTTTTTCAGGGCTGTACGGCAGTTCCCACTGCCGGCCCCGGTCATCGATGCCCTGAAGCACGGCTGAATTCGCCCCGTTGCTTGCAAGATAAAACGGAATTCTTCTTCCGCAGTGATCGATACCCCAGAAAAAGAGGGTGCCCGCCTTTGTCGCCGGTGGGTTTGATGCGGTTTTACAGTCGTTTTTATCAGACCGCCGGCACAGGCCTTTCAGTTCCCAGCAACCATTTACCCCATTGAGTTCGGAGATGACCCGCTGCCTGAGTTCAGGGTCAAACATCACGGCCCATGGCAGGCTTTCCGTATTTTGCAGATCCTGTTCCAGAAGTCTGGCGACAATTTTTTCCGATTCGATGTAAATCAGCTCGGGTGGCGTGATGCGTTCGCAGAAGAGCCGCTTCCAGATCCGGTTATTGACAAGTACTGCCTGCTGAGAATAATTGTTCAGAGCGGCAACCGCCGGCGTAGCGCAGTATTTTTGCAAGATATCGGTTGCCGGGGTGTAAATTGTTGAAGAAATCTGTTTGTCCCGGATCAATCTGTCAAGCCGGCGGCCGGCTCTGTCTAACATGGCCGGATCAAAGGCAGGCGCGGCGCAGACCATTTTTCTTTTGTCCCGATCCGGAAATACAGGCAATCTCAGTGGCATGTCAGCCATCTTGTCGGCGTTGATATGATAAATGAGCAGGCCCCTTGGATAGGTGGCATTGTTCAGCGGGACATTGCCAAAGGAAAAAACCGGAACGGTCGAAGCACACCGGCAAGCGGCAGCCGAACGCAGGGAAAAAAGAAGATTGCCTTGAATCGAGTGAGAAAATGAATCGATGCCGTGATGATTGGCTGACAGAACAACCGGCGAAGCAGCCAGATCGTAAACAAGCCGTTCGGCAACCGAGCGGCCCAGCAGCTGAGACGTATAACCGGATATCACATCAAAAAGGTCATTTCGTGGCTGAAAAGCAGGGGGAACTTGTTGCGTAAACTGTTCCAGATAAGCAGCCAGGGGTTTTGTGCCATAGTTGCTGATCGCCCGGTCCACCACGGGAAGATGCTCACATACGATGTCAAGGTAACGCTCCGGCGTCAGGCAGCTCTCTTGTTCCCGCAGGGGTGTCATCCGTTGTGCCCGTTCGTTTTTTTTTTGAACATGACCAGCATCCCGTCATCCCGGGATATCCCCAGAGCCGCTGCAAGCTCATCTTTTCTTCCGTTTTTTTCCCAGGGATGAAACACGTAGGGCATGTGAATATTTTTTCTCGTCATCAGCACCGTAAGATTTCGAATTGCGTTGTCGATCCAATCCTGCTGTCCGTCTGCAAATCCGATATAGACCTGTTTGAAGGTGGTGACGGCAAAATCGATATCCGTAAAAGGCACGGTCACCAGCTGCTTTGCGCCGCCATTTTCTTCGAACCGGGGATAGACCTCAAATCCGGTGACCACTCCTTTTTGTACAAGCTGTATCCAGGAATGCAGTGAGGAGGATTGGGCACAGGTGGTAAACAATACATCGGGTTGCAACTCCATGAGCATTTTGGCAGCGATGGTTTTTCCGATGCCTGAACTCTGATACTCCGGCAACACGGCCCGCACCATCATATGGATGCCCTGGAGAGTCCGAAAATTGTATTGCACGCTGCCCTGATCTAAAATGGTTGTCGCAACCAGCTTGCCACAATGATCCCGAAACAGGATCACTTGCCGCTGAAACAGTTTTTCCGGTTTTTTAAAATAATAGGCGGCAAACTGTTTCTGTTCTTCCGGCATGTCTTCAAACACCCGGACTAACAACTCTTCCAGTTCTGACTTGAGTTTTTCCCGGGCCTTATCCGGCCATTGAAGGATGTCTGCCGTTGTCATGGCCTCGGCACGGATGGTGGTGGCCGGAGCATCGGCAACCGAAAGATTCAGCTCAAAGTCTTTAATGCATTTGAGGTTTAATTTTTCAGGAACCTGTGTCACTTTTTTGCCTTTCAGACAGTTTTTCAATAATCTGCGCTGTGTTACCTCTCCGAATTTCAACTGTCCGGCGGGGTATTGCAGCGTCGATTCAGCTTTTGGAACTATGCGTCAACAGGGTTTTTCCCCTGTCTTTCAGTACGGAAACCAGAAAGATCAAACTAATGGCCAGATAGGTCCAGCCGACATAGGCAATGCCGTTTTTAATCTTTG contains the following coding sequences:
- a CDS encoding ABC transporter substrate binding protein → MKIVKKMIAVLVFGLFCFYLPASAADRIDFSTTPKTNHGKMWRIAYYEGGKYDDYQKTLVATIKGLMELGWIETEALPPQNDSQTKELWDWLASRSKSNFIRFVNDGYYSAGWDKTARSQITEKVLARLTREKDIDLVIAMGTWAGKDLANNSHDTPVIVLSTSDPVSAGIIKSVEDSGYAHVHARVDPFRYERQIQIFHDIIGFKNLGLAYKNTVLGRSYAAVDIVEKASKELGFEITSCFFKEGLTLEEENKEVLRCFRELAEKVDAIYVTEQQGVNPKTIPEIVKITNSHQIPTFAQSGSEPVKYGLLMSISQAGFKYVGGYHAETIARVFNGAKPGQLDQIFEDPPAIAINLKTAEIIGFDPPVDVLGAADEIYQEITVPQEPGK